Proteins encoded within one genomic window of Vicinamibacteria bacterium:
- a CDS encoding DoxX family protein, whose protein sequence is MEHFLGRFAPQIYALLRIVAGLLFAQHGAQKLFGLLGGFGGEPGNTAQLFSLIGLAGIIEFFGGLLIAVGLQAGLVAFIASGEMAVAYFRAHAFRALFPIQNGGELAMLYSFLWLFIATKGSGIWSIDAFRKR, encoded by the coding sequence ATGGAACATTTTCTCGGACGGTTCGCTCCCCAGATTTACGCGCTTCTTCGCATCGTGGCCGGACTCCTGTTCGCCCAGCACGGCGCTCAGAAGCTCTTCGGCCTGCTGGGTGGTTTCGGGGGTGAGCCCGGCAACACCGCGCAGCTATTCTCGCTGATTGGTCTGGCGGGTATCATCGAGTTCTTCGGGGGTCTTCTCATTGCCGTCGGGCTCCAGGCCGGCTTGGTTGCATTCATTGCGAGCGGTGAGATGGCGGTCGCCTACTTCAGGGCACACGCCTTTCGGGCACTGTTTCCCATTCAGAACGGAGGCGAGCTCGCCATGCTCTACAGTTTCCTCTGGCTGTTCATCGCGACGAAAGGTTCCGGCATCTGGAGCATCGACGCTTTCAGGAAACGATAG